A single genomic interval of Acidimicrobiia bacterium harbors:
- the meaB gene encoding methylmalonyl Co-A mutase-associated GTPase MeaB has translation MTDDAAALVARARDGDRVAIAKLLTMVEVGGERARAAIAATAPHTGNAWTVGITGAPGAGKSTLTDALVKQLRACDIEVGVLAVDPTSPFSGGAILGDRVRMQDHSTDPGVFIRSMATRGHLGGLALATPLAVRVLDAAKKQWVLIETVGVGQVEVEIAGHADSTVVVVNPGWGDGVQAAKAGLLEVADVFVVNKADRPGARETRRDLDGMLDLGGLDEHQWRPPIVETVATEGTGVAELRDALRAHRDFLEAHDLVDARRRTRVRDELRAIVAEQLRERAAALGSGAKFDALVDRVAARELDPFAAASELLA, from the coding sequence ATGACGGATGATGCGGCCGCGTTGGTGGCGCGAGCCCGCGACGGTGATCGGGTCGCGATCGCGAAGCTGCTCACGATGGTGGAGGTCGGCGGCGAGCGAGCGCGTGCCGCGATCGCCGCGACCGCGCCGCACACCGGGAACGCGTGGACCGTCGGCATCACGGGCGCGCCGGGCGCCGGCAAGTCGACCCTGACCGACGCGCTCGTGAAGCAGCTGCGCGCGTGTGACATCGAGGTCGGTGTGCTCGCGGTCGATCCGACGAGCCCGTTCAGCGGCGGTGCGATCCTCGGCGACCGCGTCCGCATGCAGGACCACTCGACCGACCCCGGCGTGTTCATCCGCTCGATGGCGACGCGCGGTCACCTCGGAGGCCTCGCGCTCGCGACACCGCTCGCGGTGCGCGTGCTCGACGCCGCGAAGAAGCAATGGGTGCTGATCGAGACCGTCGGCGTCGGTCAGGTCGAGGTCGAGATCGCGGGTCACGCCGACTCGACCGTCGTGGTGGTGAACCCCGGTTGGGGCGACGGCGTGCAGGCCGCGAAGGCGGGGCTGCTCGAGGTCGCCGACGTCTTCGTCGTGAACAAGGCCGACCGTCCCGGCGCGCGGGAGACGCGGCGCGACCTCGACGGCATGCTCGACCTCGGCGGTCTCGACGAACACCAATGGCGACCGCCGATCGTCGAGACGGTTGCGACCGAAGGGACGGGCGTCGCCGAGCTCCGGGACGCGCTGCGTGCGCACCGCGACTTCCTCGAAGCGCACGACCTCGTCGACGCGCGTCGCCGCACGCGCGTGCGAGACGAGCTGCGCGCGATCGTCGCCGAGCAGCTGCGCGAACGTGCCGCCGCGCTCGGCTCGGGTGCGAAGTTCGACGCGCTCGTCGACCGGGTCGCGGCGCGCGAGCTCGATCCCTTCGCGGCCGCGTCCGAGTTGTTGGCGTAG
- a CDS encoding GNAT family N-acetyltransferase codes for MVHPLAPLLDRAAHGAFPPTDGIVHSMPALPHGIDALVALTGTFALTGGLDQGEVDARVPHGEFRIPTSVAFLQWITDALGVRVGTQDMVFVTRSPGEPPEPVPSVELVESPDCDHPRVGEARRHRRTLRVYETVDGAGVVVLGRGLTNRWEVAYEVDPAARDAGLGRALVLSAVRTLPHDTPVWAQVAPGNAASVRGVLAAGFRPVGAEILLVHDHK; via the coding sequence GTGGTGCACCCGCTCGCACCGTTGCTCGACCGCGCCGCGCACGGCGCGTTCCCGCCCACCGACGGGATCGTGCACTCGATGCCCGCGCTCCCACACGGCATCGACGCGCTCGTCGCGCTGACGGGCACGTTCGCCCTCACGGGTGGCCTCGACCAGGGCGAGGTCGACGCGCGCGTGCCACACGGCGAGTTCCGCATCCCGACGTCGGTTGCGTTCCTGCAGTGGATCACCGACGCACTCGGCGTGCGCGTCGGCACGCAGGACATGGTGTTCGTGACGCGCTCGCCGGGGGAGCCGCCCGAGCCGGTTCCGTCGGTCGAGCTCGTGGAGTCTCCCGATTGCGACCATCCGCGTGTCGGCGAGGCGCGCCGGCATCGGCGCACGCTGCGCGTCTACGAGACCGTCGACGGAGCCGGTGTCGTCGTGTTGGGACGCGGGCTCACGAACCGCTGGGAGGTCGCGTACGAGGTCGATCCGGCCGCACGCGACGCGGGTCTCGGCCGCGCGCTCGTGCTCAGCGCGGTGCGCACGCTGCCGCACGACACGCCGGTGTGGGCGCAGGTCGCGCCCGGAAACGCGGCGTCGGTGCGCGGCGTGCTCGCCGCGGGCTTCCGTCCCGTCGGCGCCGAGATCCTGCTCGTGCACGACCACAAGTAG
- a CDS encoding enoyl-CoA hydratase-related protein — protein sequence MTDEVKIAVDDGVALLTLDRPPLNALSASLLAELAQRAHAIAADATVKAVVITGNDRAFAAGADVTEFSPDRESARIVAASFRTAADALAAIERPVIAAIRGYALGGGLEVALACDLRVAADNARVGQPEILLGIIPGGGATQRLARLVGASRAKELIWSGRQVRADEALAIGLVDKVVPADAVLDEALRWAQSFASGAVAAMGFAKRAIDDGIERTLAEGLDLEADRFADSFATNDAATGIASYLEHGPGKATFSGS from the coding sequence GTGACCGACGAAGTGAAGATCGCCGTCGACGACGGTGTCGCGCTCCTGACCCTCGACCGCCCGCCGCTCAACGCGCTGTCGGCGTCGTTGCTCGCCGAGCTCGCGCAGCGCGCGCATGCGATCGCCGCCGACGCAACGGTGAAGGCGGTCGTGATCACCGGAAACGACCGCGCCTTCGCGGCCGGTGCCGACGTCACCGAGTTCTCGCCGGACCGCGAATCGGCGCGCATCGTCGCCGCGTCGTTCCGGACCGCGGCCGACGCGCTCGCCGCGATCGAGCGGCCCGTGATCGCAGCGATCCGCGGCTACGCGCTCGGCGGCGGGCTCGAGGTCGCGCTCGCGTGCGACCTGCGTGTCGCCGCCGACAACGCGCGTGTCGGGCAGCCCGAGATCCTGCTCGGCATCATCCCCGGTGGCGGCGCGACGCAACGGCTGGCGCGGTTGGTGGGCGCGTCACGCGCGAAGGAGTTGATCTGGAGCGGCCGGCAGGTGCGCGCCGACGAAGCGCTTGCGATCGGGCTCGTCGACAAGGTGGTGCCGGCCGACGCCGTGCTCGACGAGGCCCTGCGTTGGGCGCAGTCGTTCGCGTCGGGCGCCGTCGCCGCGATGGGCTTCGCCAAGCGCGCCATCGACGACGGGATCGAGCGCACGCTGGCCGAGGGTCTCGACCTCGAGGCCGACCGTTTCGCCGACTCGTTCGCCACGAACGACGCCGCGACCGGGATCGCGAGCTACCTTGAGCACGGCCCCGGAAAAGCGACGTTCTCGGGCTCGTAG